A window from Thioclava sp. GXIMD2076 encodes these proteins:
- a CDS encoding alpha/beta hydrolase: protein MTDAPDIASEMITFGRQPLETGITMEYARKGHGPHSFVLVHGYGDSWYSFYGMMQAFPDSCSVLAVSLRGFGESDKPETGYSIGQHAEDVIALLQALGTGPSVIVGHSMGTFIAREIALRAPGLAQKLVLVDTAATGATPPLVALARDLSELQDPLPRSFAHEFQAGTCVNPLGGGMTLDKIVDESMKAPAHVWKSALAGLLDYRPPAGPFPELAQLTLPVLLVWGAHDEIFLREDQDTLLAALPDARLSVYAAAGHAPNWEVPEELCSEIRNFCGL from the coding sequence ATGACTGACGCTCCGGATATTGCAAGCGAGATGATCACCTTCGGGCGGCAGCCACTGGAGACCGGCATCACCATGGAATATGCCCGTAAAGGGCACGGGCCCCATAGTTTCGTTCTGGTCCATGGCTATGGTGATAGCTGGTATTCCTTCTATGGCATGATGCAGGCCTTTCCCGACAGCTGCAGCGTCCTTGCCGTGAGCCTGCGGGGGTTCGGCGAGAGCGACAAGCCGGAGACCGGCTATTCCATCGGCCAGCATGCAGAGGATGTTATCGCATTGCTGCAGGCGCTCGGGACAGGGCCTTCCGTCATCGTCGGGCATTCGATGGGCACATTCATCGCCCGGGAGATCGCACTCCGAGCGCCCGGTCTGGCCCAAAAACTTGTGCTGGTCGATACCGCTGCCACAGGAGCGACACCGCCGCTGGTGGCGCTGGCACGGGACCTCTCAGAGCTTCAGGATCCTCTTCCACGCAGCTTTGCCCATGAGTTTCAGGCAGGCACATGCGTCAACCCCTTGGGAGGAGGCATGACGCTGGACAAGATCGTGGACGAAAGCATGAAGGCTCCCGCCCATGTGTGGAAATCGGCGCTTGCGGGGTTGCTTGACTACCGGCCACCGGCGGGACCGTTCCCCGAGCTGGCACAACTGACGCTCCCGGTCCTTCTCGTCTGGGGCGCTCATGACGAGATCTTCCTGCGCGAAGATCAGGACACCCTGCTCGCCGCCTTACCCGATGCGCGGCTCAGCGTATATGCTGCGGCCGGCCACGCCCCGAACTGGGAAGTACCCGAGGAGCTCTGCTCCGAAATCCGGAACTTCTGCGGCCTTTAA
- a CDS encoding AraC family transcriptional regulator ligand-binding domain-containing protein codes for MQQHSSLTRSLDSSIRIGCLIGCADIVSRNGSSFEAVVRKAGLSPESLSTPDRMIPLSLYTRVLDVAAAECPTGNFGICFGDVFDIRNLGAIGYQMLHAGSWGEALETFCSNFSVVQDHSHMQLKRSGGLACLSYELSALHSDLRAQDAEFSIALLCRALTRLSPAFVPSRIDFQHVFRASARGTCLEEVEIRSRQPMTALYFDAAWLERPAPQADRYMHRLILEDLERELLTRSNRTGLIGALHDAMQSRSDGRGLATCSAGEIAAELGLSERTMHRRLEAYDTSFRDLRAAVCMEIACEYLLGSSMSVSQIGYRLGYSESSAFSRAFKAETGLSPSNFRLRGRLIS; via the coding sequence ATGCAGCAGCACAGCTCGCTGACAAGAAGTCTCGACAGCTCGATCCGGATCGGATGCCTGATTGGGTGCGCGGACATCGTCAGCCGGAACGGTAGCTCTTTCGAGGCAGTTGTCCGCAAGGCGGGGCTGAGCCCTGAATCGCTATCCACGCCCGATCGCATGATCCCATTAAGCCTGTATACGCGTGTGCTGGATGTGGCGGCCGCCGAATGTCCGACAGGTAATTTCGGGATCTGTTTCGGTGACGTTTTCGATATTCGTAATCTTGGCGCAATCGGCTATCAGATGTTGCATGCCGGAAGCTGGGGCGAGGCACTGGAAACCTTTTGCAGCAACTTTTCGGTTGTTCAGGACCATTCGCATATGCAGCTGAAGCGTAGCGGCGGTTTGGCCTGCCTGAGCTACGAGCTGAGCGCGTTGCACTCGGATCTTCGTGCGCAGGATGCGGAGTTTTCAATTGCGCTTTTATGTCGTGCGCTAACGCGTCTGTCACCGGCATTCGTCCCCTCGCGCATAGATTTCCAGCATGTATTTCGCGCTTCTGCCCGTGGCACCTGTCTTGAAGAGGTTGAAATCCGTAGCCGCCAGCCGATGACCGCGCTTTATTTCGACGCGGCATGGCTGGAACGGCCCGCGCCGCAGGCCGATCGATATATGCATCGGCTGATCCTGGAGGATTTGGAGCGAGAGCTTCTGACGCGCAGCAACCGGACGGGGCTGATTGGCGCACTCCATGACGCGATGCAGTCCCGCAGTGACGGTCGGGGTCTCGCGACCTGTAGCGCGGGTGAAATCGCAGCGGAACTCGGGCTCAGCGAACGCACGATGCACCGTCGGCTTGAGGCTTATGACACAAGCTTCCGAGATCTGCGCGCCGCTGTCTGCATGGAAATCGCCTGTGAGTATCTCCTCGGAAGCTCCATGTCTGTATCCCAGATCGGCTATCGTCTGGGCTATAGCGAGAGCAGCGCTTTCTCGCGGGCGTTCAAGGCAGAAACCGGCCTGTCGCCCAGTAATTTCCGTTTGAGGGGTCGCCTGATCTCGTGA
- a CDS encoding DUF2848 domain-containing protein, giving the protein MKFEIISRTGSQEIVFDPRQLVIAGWAGRDKAAMEHHIVELEALGIARPKTTPTFYRVAAERLTQADMIEELGDKSSGEVEPLLLRHNGALYVGLGSDHTDREVEAYGISVSKQLCAKPVSTTLWPMDEVKDHWDSLVLRSWIETETGRVLYQEGSVASLLMPLETMARYEAEGHFEDGTAMLCGTMPAIGGIQYSTYFSAELEDPVLGRTITLGYKIASLPILG; this is encoded by the coding sequence ATGAAATTCGAGATCATATCCCGCACCGGATCGCAGGAGATCGTCTTCGACCCGCGCCAGCTCGTCATTGCTGGCTGGGCCGGACGCGACAAGGCGGCAATGGAGCACCATATCGTCGAGCTGGAAGCGCTCGGCATCGCGCGCCCCAAGACCACGCCGACCTTCTACCGCGTGGCTGCCGAACGCCTGACGCAGGCCGACATGATCGAAGAACTTGGCGACAAGTCCTCCGGTGAGGTCGAGCCGCTTCTGCTGCGCCATAATGGTGCGCTCTATGTTGGGCTCGGTTCTGATCATACTGACCGCGAAGTCGAAGCTTACGGGATCTCCGTGTCCAAGCAGCTCTGTGCCAAGCCGGTTTCGACAACGCTCTGGCCCATGGACGAAGTCAAAGACCATTGGGACAGTCTAGTTCTTCGCAGCTGGATCGAGACCGAGACCGGTCGCGTGCTTTATCAGGAAGGCTCGGTTGCCTCGCTGCTAATGCCGCTCGAGACGATGGCCCGCTACGAGGCCGAGGGACATTTCGAGGACGGCACCGCCATGCTCTGTGGCACCATGCCCGCCATCGGTGGCATACAGTACTCCACATATTTCAGTGCAGAACTCGAAGATCCTGTCCTCGGGCGCACCATTACGCTGGGCTATAAAATAGCAAGTCTGCCGATCCTTGGCTAA
- a CDS encoding amidase, translated as MSLTIAEVTAALESGAVTAQGLLERVEAALDAAGPEAARIYTALDLEGARRAACASDARRAEAATLGPLDGVPISVKCLFDMRGFVTHSGSKVLANAAPAAADADVIKRLRAAGAVIVGHTNMTEFAYSGLGLNPHFGTPRNPAVAPDLPARIPGGSSSGAAASVGAGLAVIGLGTDTGGSCRIPAAFCGLTGFKPTARRIPQEGCYPLSHTLDSIGSIAADVAGVALADAVLVNEPDLGLSVPESIVGLRFGVLRNYVVDGLEPEVSQAWTDALERLRQAGAELVDLELPPIEAIPALNAGGGITGAEAFAVHRERLVEAEADYDPRVAVRIRKAETMTAEDYAAVLAARAAMIAECDALTEGLDAVLLPTVPMLAPELAPLETDEALYGQTNLRALRNPTVTNFLDRCALSLPLPQPDGALPVGLTLMGETMDDRRLLGIGTTVEAVLRHLAPAFSGE; from the coding sequence ATGAGTTTGACCATTGCTGAAGTAACCGCGGCGCTGGAAAGCGGCGCGGTTACCGCCCAGGGCCTGCTCGAGCGTGTTGAGGCAGCGCTCGACGCTGCGGGCCCCGAGGCGGCGCGCATCTATACCGCGCTCGATCTGGAAGGTGCCCGCAGGGCGGCTTGCGCCTCTGACGCCCGCCGTGCGGAAGCCGCGACTTTGGGGCCGCTTGACGGAGTGCCGATCTCGGTCAAGTGCCTTTTCGATATGAGAGGCTTTGTCACGCATTCGGGCTCGAAAGTATTGGCAAATGCCGCACCTGCTGCAGCCGATGCTGACGTTATCAAGCGGTTGCGCGCCGCAGGGGCCGTGATTGTCGGCCATACAAATATGACCGAATTTGCTTATTCCGGTCTTGGTCTCAATCCCCATTTCGGCACCCCGCGCAATCCGGCGGTAGCGCCGGACTTGCCCGCGCGCATCCCTGGTGGATCATCGTCGGGGGCTGCGGCATCGGTTGGTGCGGGGCTTGCGGTGATCGGTCTCGGCACCGATACCGGCGGATCGTGTCGTATCCCGGCAGCTTTCTGCGGGCTGACAGGGTTCAAACCTACTGCAAGGCGCATACCGCAGGAGGGCTGCTATCCACTGTCACATACGCTTGATTCCATCGGCTCGATCGCCGCAGATGTGGCTGGCGTGGCGCTTGCGGATGCGGTGTTGGTCAACGAGCCCGACCTCGGCCTCTCAGTGCCCGAGAGCATCGTCGGCCTTCGCTTTGGCGTCCTGCGGAATTATGTCGTCGACGGGCTCGAGCCCGAAGTTTCGCAAGCGTGGACTGATGCACTCGAGCGTTTGAGGCAGGCCGGAGCCGAGCTGGTAGATCTCGAGTTGCCTCCCATCGAAGCGATTCCGGCGCTCAATGCAGGAGGCGGGATCACCGGCGCGGAAGCCTTTGCCGTGCATCGCGAACGACTTGTTGAAGCAGAAGCGGATTATGACCCTCGCGTTGCGGTCCGTATCCGCAAGGCCGAAACGATGACGGCTGAGGACTATGCCGCCGTTTTAGCTGCCCGCGCGGCGATGATCGCCGAATGTGATGCGCTGACCGAGGGGCTTGATGCGGTGCTTCTGCCCACGGTGCCAATGCTTGCGCCCGAGCTTGCGCCGCTTGAGACGGACGAGGCGCTTTATGGTCAGACGAACCTGCGCGCTCTGCGAAATCCAACGGTCACGAATTTCCTCGACCGCTGTGCATTGTCCCTTCCGTTGCCGCAGCCCGATGGCGCGTTGCCGGTAGGGCTGACCCTCATGGGCGAAACCATGGATGACCGCCGCCTGCTTGGCATCGGCACAACCGTCGAGGCGGTGCTGCGTCATCTCGCGCCCGCATTTTCAGGAGAATGA
- a CDS encoding cupin, with the protein MKIAKSHEEFYPIDMGTEGWEVPPGYPQGIEQKILSGFLDEEKKEGFRTRLLRFAPGIYTTKPFVHDYWEEVYLVSGDLTVGNDENGEGGEAFGQHTYACRPKGAYHGPFKSEKGCVLMELHYYVAEDEVVA; encoded by the coding sequence ATGAAAATCGCAAAGTCGCATGAAGAGTTCTATCCGATTGATATGGGCACCGAGGGCTGGGAAGTGCCGCCGGGATATCCGCAGGGCATCGAGCAGAAAATCCTCTCGGGTTTCCTTGACGAAGAAAAGAAGGAGGGCTTCCGAACCCGCCTTCTGCGTTTTGCACCGGGGATCTATACGACCAAACCTTTCGTGCATGATTACTGGGAAGAGGTCTATCTCGTCTCGGGCGATCTGACCGTCGGAAATGATGAGAATGGCGAAGGGGGCGAGGCATTTGGCCAGCACACCTATGCCTGCCGCCCCAAGGGCGCCTATCACGGGCCTTTCAAATCCGAAAAGGGCTGCGTTCTGATGGAACTGCATTACTACGTTGCCGAGGATGAAGTGGTCGCATGA